GCGAGTCGCTGAATCTCGATCGTTGCATTGTGATGTACGGTCATGACTCTAATCCTCCAACAATGACTTTAATTTCCTGAAGTTTCTTTGATAAGACAACGAAGCTTACTGTGCTTGATTTGGCTTGCTTTCTTGCACCTGTACAACGGCGGGCGACAATGTTTCCAAAGCTCTCATCGGCTGAATATTCGCCTCTGACAATGAAGAGAAGGTCAACATTCCGCCCATTACCGCCATGATCGCGTTCTCAGCAAAGCTCACGACACCCAACGGTGCTTTAGAATTGCCACCCACACAAGCACAATTCAATGCCAGCTTATCGATGTAAACTGCTTTGAACACTGAAACTGCTCCGCTAACCCCGACAACTAATGAGCTAATGCCAGTCGCCAACGGTGCAACACCAGACAGAAATCCAAGTCCGATCAACAACTCAGCAAACGGGTAGATCTTTCCGTAAGGCTTAAAGCGCTTGGTGACGAGATCATACTTCTCGAAACTCTCAGAAAACGAATTCAGATCCATCAGCTTAAGAGAAGCTAGCATCGAGAGTGAAAAACCCATAAATCCAGGAATTCCAAGCGATGTTGCTAGTGCTATTAATCCAGCCGTTGAGAAGACTGCGGCGACTGGTGTGTAAGAATATTCAGCTTTTTCAGCTTCGACTTTCAGCCGTTCTGCGAGATCGGTATAGCCTCCGATTCGATCTGAACCAAAGAAAATCTGAGGTGTCGTTGCAACCCCATGTTTTGCTTTAAATTGATCGACTTCTTCACGCGATCGCAGTTTCA
This genomic interval from Leptolyngbya sp. NIES-2104 contains the following:
- a CDS encoding glutaredoxin; protein product: MTMLNSKTAETNARNVKIYRMSMPEHECPWGLRAIKLLQEQGIEFEDVKLRSREEVDQFKAKHGVATTPQIFFGSDRIGGYTDLAERLKVEAEKAEYSYTPVAAVFSTAGLIALATSLGIPGFMGFSLSMLASLKLMDLNSFSESFEKYDLVTKRFKPYGKIYPFAELLIGLGFLSGVAPLATGISSLVVGVSGAVSVFKAVYIDKLALNCACVGGNSKAPLGVVSFAENAIMAVMGGMLTFSSLSEANIQPMRALETLSPAVVQVQESKPNQAQ